The following DNA comes from Verrucomicrobiia bacterium.
CACTGTTGTCGGAAACTTTGCGGCGGATTTACTAGTGAATGATGTGGTGCTGGTAGAATTGAAAGTGGCGAAAAACTATAATGCTGAAGATGAAGCGCAGTTGCTGAATGAACTGAAGGCTTCCGGGATCAAGGTCGGACTCTTGATCAACTTTGGCAGAACAAAAGTAGAATTTAAGCGAATGGTGTTTTGAACGGCCATAAATAGAACACAATCCGTGTTTCATCTGTGTTCAATCTGTGGCCAAGAAAATTTATCGAAATAGAAACAGCAAATGAGCGAAACGATTCTTGAGATCAAAGACCTCCAGGCGGGGGTGGAAGAGAAACAGATTTTGAAGGGCCTGAACCTGACCATCAAGGCGGGTGAAGTCCATGCGATCATGGGACCGAACGGCAGCGGCAAGAGCACGCTGGCGTCGGTGCTGGCTGGTCGCGATGGCTACGATGTCATCGGCGGTTCCTCCACGTATCTTGGCAAAGACCTGCTGGAAATGGACCCGGAAGAGCGCGCCCGCGAAGGCGTTTTCCTCGCGTTCCAATATCCCATCGAGATCCCCGGTGTGAACACCACCTACTTCCTGAAGGCGGCGGTGAATGAAGTGCGCAAGCACAAGGGCCTGCCGGAATTGGACGCGATGGAGTTCCTGAAATTCGTGAAGCAGAAGGCGAAGCTGCTCGAGCTGCGTGAGGATTTCCTCAAGCGCGCGGTGAATGAAGGCTTCTCCGGCGGTGAAAAGAAGCGCAACGAGATCTTCCAGATGGCGTGCCTTGAGCCTCGCCTC
Coding sequences within:
- a CDS encoding GxxExxY protein, producing the protein MESVYQKALQAELVKAGFKAETECALKVNYKGTVVGNFAADLLVNDVVLVELKVAKNYNAEDEAQLLNELKASGIKVGLLINFGRTKVEFKRMVF
- the sufC gene encoding Fe-S cluster assembly ATPase SufC, with amino-acid sequence MLEIKDLQAGVEEKQILKGLNLTIKAGEVHAIMGPNGSGKSTLASVLAGRDGYDVIGGSSTYLGKDLLEMDPEERAREGVFLAFQYPIEIPGVNTTYFLKAAVNEVRKHKGLPELDAMEFLKFVKQKAKLLELREDFLKRAVNEGFSGGEKKRNEIFQMACLEPRLAILDETDSGLDIDALKVVSEGVNKLKNANNAQLVITHYQRLLDYIVPDYVHVLYNGRIVKSGTKELALELEEKGYDWITKGELQTA